A part of Candida albicans SC5314 chromosome 2, complete sequence genomic DNA contains:
- the HGT6 gene encoding hexose transporter (Putative high-affinity MFS glucose transporter; 20 family members; induced in core stress response; fluconazole, oralpharyngeal candidasis induced; flow model biofilm induced; Spider biofilm induced) — MSLDNSTENRDLEEKEEIPKNEHNEQGEQNENNEHIPTLEDKPLKEYIGISILCFLIAFGGFVFGFDTGTISGFINMTDFLERFGGTKADGTLYFSNVRTGLLIGLFNVGCAIGALFLSKVGDMYGRRVGIMTAMIIYIVGIIVQIASQHAWYQIMIGRIITGLAVGMLSVLCPLFISEVSPKHLRGTLVYCFQLMITLGIFLGYCTSYGTKKYSDSRQWRIPLGLCFAWALCLLGGMVRMPESPRYLVGKDRIDDAKISLAKTNKVSPEDPALYRELQLIQAGVERERLAGKASWGALITGKPRILERVIVGGMLQSLQQLTGDNYFFYYSTTIFKSVGLNDSFETSIILGVINFASTFVGIYAIERLGRRLCLLTGSVAMSICFLIYSLIGTQHLYIDQPGGPTRKPDGNAMIFITALYVFFFASTWAGGVYSIVSELYPLKVRSKAMGFANACNWLWGFLISFFTSFITDAIHFYYGFVFMGCLVFSIFFVYFMIYETKGLTLEEIDELYSTKVVPWKSAGWVPPSDEEMVRAKGYTGDIHADEEQV; from the coding sequence ATGTCATTAGATAATTCAACAGAAAACCGTGATTTGgaagaaaaggaagaaatTCCAAAGAACGAACATAACGAACAAGGCGAACAAAACGAGAACAATGAGCATATACCTACTTTGGAAGATAAACCATTGAAGGAATATATTGGTATTAGTATTTTGTGTTTCCTTATTGCCTTTGGTGGTTTCGTTTTTGGTTTCGATACTGGTACCATTTCTGGTTTCATTAACATGACTGACTTTTTAGAAAGATTTGGTGGTACTAAAGCTGACGGTACTCTTTACTTTTCCAACGTTAGAACTGGTTTATTGATTGGTTTGTTCAATGTGGGTTGTGCCATTGGTGCATTATTCTTGTCCAAAGTCGGTGATATGTATGGTAGAAGAGTTGGTATCATGACTGCTATGATCATTTATATTGTTGGTattattgttcaaattgCTTCTCAACATGCTTGGTATCAAATCATGATTGGTAGAATTATCACTGGTCTTGCTGTTGGTATGTTATCAGTTTTGTGTCCATTATTTATCTCAGAGGTTTCTCCCAAACATTTAAGAGGTACATTAGTTTATTGTTTCCAATTGATGATTACCTTGGGTATTTTCTTGGGTTACTGTACCAGTTACGGTACTAAGAAATATTCTGACTCCAGACAATGGAGAATTCCATTGGGTTTATGCTTTGCTTGGGCCTTGTGTTTGCTTGGTGGTATGGTAAGAATGCCAGAATCTCCACGTTACCTTGTCGGTAAAGATAGAATTGACGATGCTAAGATTTCACTTGCCAAAACTAACAAGGTTTCTCCAGAGGACCCTGCATTATACCGTGAACTTCAATTAATCCAAGCTGGTgttgaaagagaaagattGGCCGGTAAGGCATCTTGGGGTGCTTTAATCACTGGTAAACCAAGAATCCTTGAAAGAGTTATTGTTGGAGGTATGTTGCAATCATTGCAACAATTGACTGGTGATAACTATTTCTTCTACTACAGTACCACCATTTTCAAGTCTGTCGGTTTAAATGATTCCTTCGAAACATCTATTATCCTTGGTGTCATCAACTTTGCTTCCACTTTTGTTGGTATTTATGCCATTGAAAGATTGGGTAGAAGACTTTGTTTATTAACTGGTTCCGTTGCCATGTCCATTTGTTTCTTAATTTACTCATTGATTGGTACTCAACATCTTTACATTGATCAACCAGGTGGTCCAACCAGAAAACCAGATGGTAACGCTATGATTTTCATTACTGCACTTTATGTTTTCTTCTTCGCTTCTACATGGGCTGGTGGTGTCTACTCCATTGTTTCTGAACTTTATCCATTAAAAGTCAGAAGTAAGGCTATGGGTTTTGCTAATGCATGTAACTGGTTGTGGGGTTTCTTGATTTCCTTCTTCACTTCATTTATCACTGATGCTATCCACTTCTATTATGGTTTTGTGTTTATGGGCTGTTTAGTGTTTTccattttctttgtttacTTTATGATTTACGAAACTAAAGGTCTTACTTTAGaggaaattgatgaattataCTCTACCAAGGTTGTTCCATGGAAATCAGCCGGTTGGGTTCCACCTTCTGACGAAGAAATGGTTCGTGCAAAAGGCTATACTGGTGATATCCACGCAGATGAAGAGCAAGTTTAA
- a CDS encoding mitochondrial 54S ribosomal protein uL16m (Ortholog(s) have structural constituent of ribosome activity, role in mitochondrial translation and mitochondrial large ribosomal subunit localization) — translation MFNQFKSTSVFNSIFGSFRRFKHEYAPRFKEVEKAQKGRVSVRTGGSIKGNSLEFGKIGLRLKSQGIRMHANQLQAADKVLRRELRPTKSKLYTRFVCDLAVCIKGNQTRMGKGKGAFDHWASRMPTGKVLFEIDGPIHDKVARDALRKAADKLPGLYEIITPESKVRVSLTHLIDKPEPVDYVEKLNAKPTKKWANVQAYHTDPMYKQYSGR, via the coding sequence ATGttcaaccaattcaaatcaacCTCAGTGTTCAATAGCATATTTGGGTCTTTCAGAAGATTCAAGCATGAATATGCTCCTAGATTTAAAGAAGTGGAGAAGGCCCAAAAGGGAAGGGTGTCTGTTAGAACTGGTGGTTCAATTAAAGGAAATTCACTAGAATTTGGTAAAATAGGATTGAGATTAAAATCCCAAGGTATCAGAATGCATGCTAATCAACTTCAGGCAGCTGATAAAGTTTTAAGAAGAGAATTGAGACCTACTAAATCCAAATTGTATACAAGATTTGTGTGTGACTTGGCTGTGTGTATCAAAGGTAACCAAACAAGAATGGGTAAAGGTAAAGGTGCTTTCGATCACTGGGCAAGTAGAATGCCAACAGGTAAagttttgtttgaaatagATGGACCAATACATGACAAGGTTGCTAGAGATGCTTTGAGAAAAGCTGCTGATAAATTGCCTGGATTATACGAAATTATTACTCCAGAATCCAAAGTTAGAGTTAGTTTGACTCACTTGATTGATAAACCAGAACCAGTGGATTACGTCGAAAAACTTAATGCCAAACCTACAAAGAAATGGGCAAATGTCCAGGCATATCACACTGATCCAATGTATAAACAATACAGTGGAAGATAA
- a CDS encoding uncharacterized protein (PProtein of unknown function; gene has intron; similar to human BLOC1S2) → MSKETPKLISNALKITSKLIESDTNISTIDLNLLENLNTNQSLNYIKLEKNMNEIEANAKHLQILKSEFTGYTQELLQIENKVAILEDIISELDTWTKELENIK, encoded by the exons ATGTCAAAAGAGACGCCTAAATTGATTAGTAATGCCTTGAAAATAACCTCAAAGTTGATTGAATCTGATACAAATATctcaacaattgatttgaatttgttggaAAACTTGAACACTAATCAATCATTGAATTATATTAAACTAGAGAAAAACATGAACGAAATTGAAGCAAATGCCAAACATTTGCAGATTTTGA AATCTGAATTTACAGGTTACACTCAGGAGCTTctacaaattgaaaataaagttgCAATACTAGAAGATATAATAAGTGAATTAGACACTTGGacaaaagaattggaaaatataAAGTAA
- a CDS encoding uncharacterized protein (Ortholog of Candida tropicalis MYA-3404 : CTRG_04298): MNVLYFLFFILVTAEVPKVYSTFISEDDCDSTSGFYNKPAKGFSLKEWLSWFKRFGRNYDFSDCEYSSFPFNSSEWETCHSDSDI, from the coding sequence ATGAATGTGTTATActttttattctttattCTAGTCACTGCAGAAGTCCCCAAAGTTTATTCCACTTTCATTAGTGAAGACGATTGTGACTCAACCAGTGGATTCTATAACAAACCAGCAAAAGGGTTCTCACTTAAGGAATGGCTATCGTGGTTTAAGCGCTTTGGAAGAAATTATGATTTTTCTGACTGTGAATATTCCAGCTTCCCCTTTAATAGTTCAGAATGGGAAACTTGCCATAGTGATTCAGATATTTGA
- a CDS encoding uncharacterized protein (Protein with a predicted DnaJ chaperone domain and a CSL-type zinc finger; Spider biofilm induced), whose protein sequence is MISYYEVLGVTPEASIPELKQAYKSKLLTSHPDKIDNSSAQVDIPLIKQAFATLVDPTSRKQYDKQLIESSKLKGFNINGGGLDIYSLDDFEFDNDEWSKSCPRCTAHKSICLTETDLEKGTPDKDGGFDIIVQCNSCSLWIQVKYYEE, encoded by the coding sequence ATGATATCATACTATGAAGTATTGGGAGTTACACCAGAAGCAAGTATCCCAGAACTCAAACAAGCATATAAGCTGAAATTGTTAACCTCACATCCTGATAAGATTGATAACTCGTCGGCACAAGTTGATATACCACTAATTAAACAAGCATTTGCGACATTAGTTGATCCAACATCTAGAAAACAATATGACAAACAGCTCATtgaatcatcaaaattgaaaggATTCAACATAAATGGAGGTGGGTTGGATATTTATAGTCTCGACGATTTTGAGTTTGACAATGATGAATGGTCAAAATCATGCCCCAGATGCACTGCCCACAAGAGTATCTGCCTCACAGAAACAGATTTAGAAAAGGGAACACCAGATAAAGATGGCGGGTTTGATATCATAGTACAGTGCAATAGCTGCAGTCTTTGGATTCAAGTGAAATATTACGAGGAATGA
- a CDS encoding DNA-directed RNA polymerase I subunit (Ortholog(s) have RNA polymerase I activity and role in regulation of cell size, transcription elongation from RNA polymerase I promoter, transcription of nuclear large rRNA transcript from RNA polymerase I promoter) — MSSSIKVNSVTEKPVATVGSFFNGLRVSPEVEFDLYKHKKRDDYVLHGETDTLDYNGTSNNENEYVVAVFDPNSKSVELYKTPYISTKVTAKKNRVYKGPKVKSAGIRNVTQRNALGEAFGTKKAKSAITNLEKNRIDSEKLQDIEMDIVDTVKESTRDLPAQEDGVDRPAPLANVDATNVEDIYPLENIIPEKDWQYLRVSSILTAENPLEKLPFTKSEFIAKQLPILISQKNTEKLQMLFYASLLLGVYENRRVKDKQSLMTRLQNIPSEILVDGILDRFAISRATKFGKSKDKSFTIDPYHEDKLLTYLFILLLHINNFTVELVPLSKDLKLKNTRLVGLFRALGAIIKSATVGEAEALGIPKSAVGTYKIATLKVPFKLPELTRRGKRR; from the coding sequence ATGTCTTCTAGTATCAAAGTCAACTCTGTGACAGAGAAACCAGTGGCCACTGTGGGTTCCTTTTTTAATGGTTTAAGAGTATCTCCTGAAGTAGAATTTGACTTGTATAAACATAAGAAGAGAGATGACTATGTTTTACATGGAGAAACTGATACCTTAGATTACAACGGTACATCTAATAACGAAAATGAATACGTTGTTGCTGTTTTTGATCCAAACAGCAAATCCGTTGAATTATACAAAACCCCATATATATCCACCAAAGTTACTgcaaagaaaaatagaGTTTATAAAGGTCCAAAAGTCAAGAGTGCAGGTATAAGAAACGTAACACAACGTAATGCATTAGGTGAAGCCTTTGGTACTAAAAAAGCCAAATCTGCTATTACTAATTTGGAAAAGAACAGAATTGATTCTGAAAAATTGCAGGACATTGAAATGgatattgttgatactGTTAAAGAGAGCACTCGTGATTTGCCAGCTCAAGAAGATGGTGTTGACAGACCAGCACCATTGGCAAATGTTGATGCCACAAACGTAGAAGACATTTATCCACTAGAAAATATTATTCCTGAAAAAGATTGGCAATATCTTCGTGTTAGTTCCATTCTTACTGCAGAAAATccattggaaaaattgCCATTTACCAAATCAGAATTCATTGCCAAACAATTGCCTATTTTGATTCTGCAAAAAAACACAGAAAAGTTGCAAATGCTTTTTTACGCATCCCTTTTATTGGGTGTTTATGAGAATAGAAGAGTCAAAGATAAACAGAGTCTTATGACCAGATTACAAAATATACCTTCTGAAATCTTGGTTGATGGTATTTTGGATCGATTTGCTATTTCTCGTGCCACTAAATTTGGTAAATCAAAGGACAAGTCATTTACTATTGATCCATATCACGAAGATAAATTGTTGACATACTTGTTCATATTGCTTTTACATATAAATAACTTCACAGTTGAATTGGTACCACTTTCAAAAGatttgaagttgaaaaatacaAGATTGGTTGGTTTATTCAGAGCTTTGGGTGCTATTATCAAAAGTGCAACTGTTGGTGAAGCCGAAGCTCTCGGTATTCCAAAGAGTGCTGTCGGTACCTACAAGATAGCCACATTGAAAGTACCATTCAAGCTACCAGAATTGACTAGAAGAGGAAAGCGTCGTTAG